In Niallia sp. FSL W8-0635, one genomic interval encodes:
- the nadC gene encoding carboxylating nicotinate-nucleotide diphosphorylase — protein sequence MNQLKLQKQLEAFFMEDIGERDVTTDAIFPKEQQGEIVFLSKDNGVFCGEDIIQVGFKVLNRAIEVTMLVQDGDRIEAGQKLATARGNIRELLKGERVILNLIQRMSGIATKTREAVEILNSGYTKICDTRKTTPGLRMLEKYAVTVGGGHNHRFGLYDAVMIKDNHIAFAGSIANAVKAVKESIGHMVKVEVETETKEQMFEALAAGADVIMFDNRKPEEIVEWIPHVPETVTTEASGGITLDNLASYRECGVDYISLGFLTHSVKALDISVKVSIH from the coding sequence ATGAACCAATTAAAATTGCAGAAACAACTGGAAGCATTTTTTATGGAAGATATCGGCGAACGTGATGTGACGACAGATGCGATTTTTCCAAAAGAGCAGCAAGGAGAAATTGTTTTTCTATCGAAAGACAATGGTGTTTTTTGTGGGGAAGATATTATTCAAGTAGGATTCAAGGTTCTAAACCGAGCAATAGAAGTAACCATGCTTGTCCAGGATGGAGATCGAATTGAAGCAGGCCAAAAATTGGCGACAGCAAGAGGAAATATTAGAGAGCTTTTAAAAGGTGAACGCGTTATTTTAAATCTTATCCAAAGAATGAGCGGGATTGCAACGAAAACAAGAGAAGCGGTAGAAATATTAAATAGTGGCTATACGAAAATCTGTGATACGAGAAAAACGACACCAGGATTACGGATGTTGGAAAAATATGCAGTAACTGTTGGGGGAGGACATAATCATCGCTTTGGACTGTATGATGCGGTAATGATTAAAGATAACCATATTGCATTCGCCGGTTCGATTGCCAATGCAGTGAAGGCAGTTAAAGAGTCGATTGGTCATATGGTAAAGGTGGAAGTGGAGACAGAAACGAAGGAGCAAATGTTTGAAGCTTTAGCGGCTGGCGCAGATGTTATTATGTTTGATAATCGGAAGCCAGAAGAAATTGTCGAGTGGATTCCCCATGTCCCAGAAACTGTGACAACAGAAGCGTCTGGTGGAATTACTTTAGATAATCTTGCTTCTTATCGAGAGTGTGGAGTGGACTATATTTCATTAGGATTTTTAACGCATTCGGTGAAAGCTTTAGATATTAGTGTGAAAGTAAGTATTCATTAA